One Streptosporangium sp. NBC_01495 DNA window includes the following coding sequences:
- a CDS encoding phosphopantetheine-binding protein produces MSLGFPEHLSFPEIQKKIEEIWTGVLGVPEGQEGAPFFELGGESVGAARIVARVEDELGVWIEVGDIFEDDPTMAEFVRTVAARANVAQL; encoded by the coding sequence ATGAGCCTCGGATTCCCGGAACATCTGAGCTTCCCCGAGATCCAGAAGAAGATCGAGGAGATCTGGACGGGGGTGCTGGGCGTGCCGGAGGGACAGGAGGGCGCCCCCTTCTTCGAGCTGGGCGGCGAGTCGGTGGGCGCCGCCAGGATCGTCGCACGCGTGGAGGACGAACTCGGCGTGTGGATCGAGGTCGGTGACATCTTCGAGGACGACCCGACCATGGCCGAGTTCGTCCGTACGGTCGCGGCACGAGCCAACGTGGCACAGCTTTGA
- the cmdF gene encoding tyrosine 2,3-aminomutase, producing MTLLETERTVDFDGETLDIAGVQRVAEEAPCVVAPSALAKAAASRTLFEETVRQGIPVYGVTTGYGEMIYMMVDVSKEVELQTNLVRSHAAGVGPLFGVDEARGILAARLNALAKGYSAVRPELLERLALYLNLGITPAIPEIGSLGASGDLATLAHIAVTVIGEGYVLRDGRPVPTGRVLREMGIEPLELRFKEGLSLINGTSGMTGLGSLVVGRALDQVRQAELVTALVVETMRGSTSPFLAEGHDIARPHRGQIDTAANMRALLTGSGLSVEHAELRKQAQAQKTNGGVSRTGVYMQKAYTLRAIPQVVGAVRDVLYNARQTLETELNSANDNPLFFEGKEVFHGANFHGQPVAFAMDSVTIALTQLGVFSERRTNRLLNRHLSGLAEFLVADEPGLNSGFAGAQYPATALVAENRTIGPASTQSVPSNGDNQDVVSMGLIAARNARRVLRNNYDILAVEFLSAAQAVDLSDRYDGLSPAGRTTYDTVRELVPPLHHDRYMADDIAAISDALSRGRFLKGIELR from the coding sequence GTGACCCTGCTCGAAACTGAACGGACAGTCGACTTCGACGGCGAGACCTTGGACATCGCCGGGGTCCAGCGGGTCGCCGAGGAGGCCCCCTGCGTGGTGGCGCCGTCGGCGCTCGCCAAGGCCGCCGCCAGCAGGACGCTCTTCGAGGAGACGGTGCGGCAGGGCATCCCCGTCTACGGCGTGACCACGGGCTACGGCGAGATGATCTACATGATGGTGGACGTCTCGAAGGAGGTGGAGCTGCAGACCAACCTGGTCCGCAGCCACGCCGCCGGCGTCGGCCCGCTGTTCGGCGTGGACGAGGCCAGGGGGATCCTCGCCGCCCGGCTGAACGCCCTGGCCAAGGGCTACTCGGCGGTCCGCCCCGAACTGCTGGAACGCCTGGCGCTCTACCTCAACCTGGGGATCACACCGGCCATCCCCGAGATCGGCTCGCTCGGCGCCAGCGGTGACCTGGCGACGCTCGCGCACATCGCCGTCACCGTGATCGGCGAGGGCTACGTGCTGCGGGACGGCCGGCCGGTGCCGACCGGCCGGGTGCTCAGGGAGATGGGCATCGAGCCGCTGGAGCTCCGGTTCAAGGAGGGCCTGTCGCTGATCAACGGAACCTCCGGGATGACCGGCCTGGGCTCCCTCGTGGTCGGCCGCGCCCTGGACCAGGTACGGCAGGCGGAGCTGGTGACCGCGCTGGTCGTGGAGACCATGCGCGGCTCGACCAGCCCGTTCCTGGCCGAGGGGCATGACATCGCGCGACCGCACCGGGGGCAGATCGACACGGCCGCCAACATGCGCGCGCTGCTCACCGGCAGCGGCCTGTCCGTCGAGCACGCCGAGCTGCGCAAGCAGGCACAGGCCCAGAAGACCAACGGCGGGGTCTCCCGCACCGGTGTCTACATGCAGAAGGCCTACACGCTGCGAGCCATCCCCCAGGTCGTGGGCGCGGTCCGGGACGTGCTGTACAACGCGCGGCAGACGCTGGAGACGGAGCTGAACTCCGCCAACGACAACCCGCTCTTCTTCGAGGGCAAGGAGGTCTTCCACGGCGCCAACTTCCACGGCCAGCCGGTCGCCTTCGCCATGGACTCGGTGACCATCGCGCTGACCCAGCTCGGCGTCTTCTCCGAGCGACGTACCAACCGCCTGCTCAACCGGCACCTCAGCGGCCTGGCGGAGTTCCTCGTCGCCGACGAGCCCGGCCTCAACAGCGGCTTCGCCGGCGCGCAGTACCCGGCGACCGCGCTGGTGGCCGAGAACCGGACCATCGGCCCGGCGAGCACGCAGAGCGTGCCGTCCAACGGCGACAACCAGGACGTGGTCAGCATGGGCCTGATCGCGGCCCGCAACGCCCGCCGCGTGCTGCGGAACAACTACGACATCCTGGCCGTGGAGTTCCTCTCCGCCGCGCAGGCGGTCGACCTGTCCGACAGGTACGACGGGCTCAGCCCGGCGGGCAGGACCACCTACGACACGGTGCGCGAGCTGGTTCCGCCGCTGCACCACGACCGGTACATGGCCGACGACATCGCGGCGATCTCGGACGCGCTGTCGCGCGGGCGGTTCCTCAAGGGGATCGAGCTGCGCTGA